CGCATCGCCGATTGAAATGGGCGACTCGCTCGCTTCAGGCAAACGCTGATCCAGGGTCGCCGCCGAAAGCCGCTTCAACCGGAATACCAACTTGGCCTGTTCATCTCTCGCCGCGTTGCCGTTGCTTCCTGTTCGCATCCGATTGCGAAGCCGCTCCAACCGCTCGACATCGAACCCCGACAGGATGTCCAATAAAGACGAATCGCTTGCCGAACTGCTGGTCTCTTCCGCTTGATCAACTGTTTCCACTTGCGGTGCGACGCCCCAAACCTGGTTCATCGTCAACGAAGAAAACCCTAGCGTCAAAGCGATCAGGACTGGCAACGTGACATTGTCATGCTGACGCCTCGCTCGCAGACGCCGATGCGAAACCGCCGAACGCCACATCACCAAGGATCCAGTGGCGACACCAATCAACGTCGATATCAAAACAATCATCCCGATCGACAGAGAACGCTTCTTTGCAACCGGTCTCACTCCGGAACCATTCGCCGTTGTGGATTGAATCGCGGAACCGACGACGGCGTTGCCGTTGGATCGAACTGCTTGAACGTGACCGACCACGACGGGAGTGAGTTCCGCTCCATCGGCTGATTGATACGACAGCCGTTTCAAAAATTCGCCTTCGACAACGATCGTCGGCAACGGCGATGTCACATCAACCGAACCACTCGAACTCAGATCGCTGACCAAGTCCGGCACCAATTCGCGAATTCCTTTGGGCAACTGAGGAACAATGACCAGCCAAGGCCGCTGGCTGCCGTCTTCGGGTTGCAACCAACAATCCCAGTAGCGATCGATTCCCCATTGGTTCGTGCTCGCCTGGACTGACACGAGTCGCACCAATTTCCCGGTCGCTCGAACCGTTCGGCCTCGGTAGACATCCGGTTGCTGCAGCAAAGGCAACAAACTGGTTTCCAATACGGACTCAAACGGCGGCTCGTCGGACCACGCCGCAGATGAGCGGTGCAGCGCCAACGTGGCGCACAAAGCGGGCTGGTCCGCAGCCCGCCAAACGGTTCCGTCGTCGACCTGAGCGATCAGCGACTCCTGCTCCATTCGGGTGGGAGTACGTTCGCCGTCTTCGAGCGTTTGGTCTTCTGAAAGGATCTGATCCGCGATGGCGGCTTGAACAGTCTCCCACTCCGATCGCACCCCGTCGGTGGACGATTCGTCGGCCCGGGACTCTTTCGCGATGGTTTCTTGGACCGAATGCGAGGCCGTCTCGGCTTGAACCGCGACCATCGTTTCGGGAAAGAAGATCGCATACACCCCAGGACGCGCCGCTTGCCTCATCACCATCAGGACCAATACCAACGCCAGCATCAATCGAAACAGCCGCCGGTAAGTTTGGGTGGTAAGTCCACCACGCCGGCGTCGACGGTAGAGATTGTCACGATTGATTTCGTTGGGGATACGCATGGTCACGCTTTGGATTCGTGGACACATCGGCCGCAAAAGGTTGCTCCCGGTACTTTCGCACTTTAATCTAGTCCTTTGCGATGCAACACAACCGCACGGGTCGCGGCACCACCATCCGAAGCTCTTCTCTCATCTCGTCTGCACCCACTATGCCAGCACCGACTCCATCGTCTCGTCGCCGATCTCGACTAGCCATCCGGGTCGCCGCGACGATGATCTTCAGTTCATTTTTGTACTCATCGACCGACGTTGCCGCGGAAGGTGAACCCGCCGAAGAATTTTTGAAACGTCTTCGTGCGGCCGGCTACTACGACATGGCGGACGCCTATCTCGATCGACTGCAAAAAACGCCTGGTGTGGCCCCGAGTTTTCTCTCAGCGATCCCGCTGGAAAAAGCGCAAACATCCATCGATGCCGCCATCGCATCTCGCAGCAGAAACCAGCAAGACCAGGCATTTGAAAAGGCCGAAGCAGAACTACAGGCCTATGTGGATGCAAATTCATCTCACGAACGAGCCAGCGAAGCGCGCTCGATGCTCGGCAAACTGCAAATGGTCCGCGCCGCCCAGCACATGAGCGGCGAATTGGATTCGGCCAAACGATCCAAAGCCCGAGAGACTTACGCGAAAGCTGCCAAGACGTTTGAAAACATTCAGGCGGATCTCAAGACCAAACTGGAAGGTATGCAGGGCGCGAAGATCGACCCCGTCAAAGATCCTGAGAAAGCGTCGCTGCGAGACCAGTATCGGTTCGAGTATTTGATAGCTCGCCAGAATACCGGCGAAGCCCAAATGATGGGCGCGAAGACGTTTGAAGATCCATCCAAGGACGGCCAAGGCTTGCTCGAAAAAGCACTCGCTGAGATGGTGGAGCTCAGCGAGAAATACGAGAAGTACATCATTGGTGCTTCCGCTTTTCACAAACGAGGTGACATCGAACGCTTGCTCGGCCGAAAGGACAAAGCGATCGAGAGCTACACTCGAATGCTGGAACAGCAGGATGCGGATCCTCTTCGCGAACCCAAAATCGGTGCCACCATTGGACTGATCAAACTCGCGCTTGCCGAAGACCCACCAAACTACAAAGACGCGATCAAACAAGGCGAGGAGTTTGAGAAGACTCTGCGACCGAACGAGAAGCGGTTGCCGATCACGCAAGAATTGAGAATCGAACTCGCCAAGGCATTTGTTGCCAAGAGCAAAGACGAAAAGGACACCAAACCCAACGAACGCAAACGGGCGACCAGCGATGCGAGGCAACTCTTGTTGTCAGCACGCAAGGTCGATGGTCCTCACACTGAGGAAACGAAAGCTCTTCTGGCTGACCTCGGAGTGCAATCCAGCGACGAAACGGTCGAACTTCCCACGGCCGACGATCCAGCCAACTTTGACGAAGCGTTCAAGTCGGCCAATCAATTGGTGCAAACATCTCAGTTGCTCAACGACCAACTGCGAAAGCTGCAGTCTGACAAAGCCCCCGCCGATCAAATCAAGGAAGTCGAAGCCTCTCTCATCAATGCTCGTCAAACAGGCGTAATCATTCTGCGTCGCGGTTTGTCGATGATCGATTCCGAGTCCGACACCATGCAGGTCAACGAAGCCCGCAAGTTCTTGACTTACCTGCTTCAGCAAGAAGATTATTTTCGTGACAGCTTTGTGTCCGGCCGTTTCCTGGCACAGAACGCACCCGGCACTGACGCCGGATTGGTGGGCGGAGTCCTGGCGTTGGGGTCAGCTCAGAAACTGATCACGCAGTCCGGCGATCGCGAAGCGGAGTACTGGCTCAAAGAACTGCAATCCGTCGGAGACTACTTGATCCGAATCTGGCCTGACGATCCCAAGGCCGCCGCCGCACAAGACATCATGGTGCGATTGGCACTGAGCAACGACGACTTTGATGCCAGTCGTAAACTGATCGACGAGATGGCCGATGGACCACAGAAGTTCATGCTGGCTCGTCTGCTTGGCCAAACTCTGTGGAACGATTCCATTCGGCTGCTCTCGGAAGAGAAACCCGATGAATCGAAGTCGCAAATGAAGGCGGCAGCGAAGGAACTGCAAAAAGGGCTCGACGGAATCTCAGGTGGCTTGGTTTCGACGGAAGCGTTTCAAGCCGCACTCACGCTGGCCAAAATACACGTCCGAACGGATGCACCCGCCAAAGCGGTCAAGACACTCGACCATCCCAAGTACGGTCCCGTTAAGAATCGATCCAAGATGGATCAACCATCCGCCTCGATGATCTCCGATTTGTATCGGACCGAGCTTCAAGCGGTCGTCGGGCTGATGACGACCAGCAACGACGGGACTGACAAATTGCTGGACCGCGCCGCGGGCGCGATCGATGAACTTCGTTCGAACTCGCAGGGAGCCGATGGCGAAAAACGGTTGGTCAGCACATTCGTGTCACTGGCAAATGACATCCGCCAACAACTCGACACAGCACCTCCGGCCAAAAAAGCCAAACTGGTCGATGCGTTCCAAGTTTTCTTGACTCGCATCGCTGATTCGACGGATGACAAAGCGACTTTGCAGTGGGTTGGTCAAACGCTGATGGAACTGGGCGAGGCGAGCATGACGCCTGGCAAGAAGAAAGCCGATGGACAGGCTGCTGCGTTGCTGAAATCCGCTGCGGACACTTTCACCAATTTGAAAGACCCATCGGAAGACGGACTTGCCAACCGGTTCTTGCTAGGCAAGACGCAACGTCTTCGCGGCGAGTACTCGAGCGCACTGAATGAACTCGAAAGCGTTCTGAAGCAGAAGTCGATGATGCTGGACGCACAGAAGGAAGCGGCGCTCACCTATGAACAATGGGCCAGTGAACTCGACCCAAAATTCGCTGGCCGAGCCTACAAGTCCGCTCTCAGCGGCGGTCGCCCCGGACCTGACAAGAAGAACACAATTTGGGGATGGGGCCGGATCAGTCAACTCACCCAGCGCAACGAACAATTCCGCGAAATCTTCTTTGAGTCTCGCTACCACGTTGCCCTATGTCGCTACTTGCGCGGCAAAGCGATGAACAGCGATGCGATCATCGAACAATCCATTCGGGACATCACTGGGCTGGTTGTCCTGTATCCAGAAATGGGTGGCGAAGAGCAGAAGCGAAAATTCAACGCGTTGCTGAAACAAATTCAACAAGCCGCCGGCCAACCCGCCACTGGTTTGAAGTAAACCCGTCACCCCAACCATCTTTCGCGACCCAGCGTTCGCGATCCCACCGCATTCACAACCTGCATTCACTCTTCAAGCACTGACCTTCATGATTGCCAACGCTCGTCTTTCGATTCGCTGTAGTGCCGCATTGTTCGGGTTGCTGATCGCTTCTCCCGTCTGGGCTCAAACCGACCGTCTGTACCCAAGCGGCAGCGACGTTGTTCTGGGAAAGATCAAATCCATCAGCAAAAACGGCATCGTGATGACGGTGTCCGGCAAGGACCAAACGTTCAATGCGGGTGCAATTGAAAAAGTCCTCTTCCAAGGCGACCCCAGCGAACTGACACAGGGACGCGAATTCGCATTGGACAACCAATTCGATCAAGCAATCGCGGAACTCAAATCAGTTGATACGGGGAAGCTCAATCGCGAACCGCAGAAAGTGGACTTCGCTTACTACGTGATGTACTGCCAAGCCCGACAAGCCTTGTCGGGCAATGGCGACTTGCGAGCCTCAGCAACCGCCGCACTCAACTTCATCAAGCAAAACACGGACTCGTTCCATTTCTATGACACCGCGAAGCTGCTCGGCGACTTGGC
The DNA window shown above is from Rhodopirellula bahusiensis and carries:
- a CDS encoding LapA family protein encodes the protein MRIPNEINRDNLYRRRRRGGLTTQTYRRLFRLMLALVLVLMVMRQAARPGVYAIFFPETMVAVQAETASHSVQETIAKESRADESSTDGVRSEWETVQAAIADQILSEDQTLEDGERTPTRMEQESLIAQVDDGTVWRAADQPALCATLALHRSSAAWSDEPPFESVLETSLLPLLQQPDVYRGRTVRATGKLVRLVSVQASTNQWGIDRYWDCWLQPEDGSQRPWLVIVPQLPKGIRELVPDLVSDLSSSGSVDVTSPLPTIVVEGEFLKRLSYQSADGAELTPVVVGHVQAVRSNGNAVVGSAIQSTTANGSGVRPVAKKRSLSIGMIVLISTLIGVATGSLVMWRSAVSHRRLRARRQHDNVTLPVLIALTLGFSSLTMNQVWGVAPQVETVDQAEETSSSASDSSLLDILSGFDVERLERLRNRMRTGSNGNAARDEQAKLVFRLKRLSAATLDQRLPEASESPISIGDAIDIEGTIESFQFVAVPDELTEFLGMRQLVELSLVDEAGSPMLVVAAPLPKQVAVGDQLSGVGVSLHDGSEPPAVAIAVAGNLRWRPAQPESLGWQVLSEMDVDITRLPEITALSRRPLMDADSEVFFSIIGAADRAGSMPANEEPLGPIAAAMRAAVVEVSPTDLLKEPEKWMGQWIGIDVETVRWTRVSVELDDRAREVGSDHYYQIDAIGDLGNVQLKIATEDGGVVTMENRYPVTLVAAELPAFLADEKALSRTISKPVRVEGFFYRLWSYESDFMASHGGKQFAPLLIAGRWADRTSASKDPIGVSWIGTFAAVGVVASILAALLYAWFNRRGDRLARQQRA